One genomic window of Desulfuromonas sp. AOP6 includes the following:
- a CDS encoding lipid-binding SYLF domain-containing protein, producing MKMRRVVWMLVALCCGFLSVSSAIAAEEQTRKVEQAAEIMRQIMAIPEQAIPPQLLENSHGIAIIPAVIKVGFVFGGRYGKGVVLVRQEDGAWSNPCFISLAGGSFGWQIGAQSTDVILVFKNRSSIDDMLKSQFTLGADASVAAGPVGRHLAGATDLELKAEIYSYSRSRGLFAGVSLEGSAITIDGESNAAFYEQKNILPRDILEKRLKAPAAATRLREIVARHAH from the coding sequence ATGAAAATGCGGCGCGTGGTGTGGATGCTGGTGGCACTGTGTTGTGGTTTCCTGTCGGTCTCTTCGGCGATAGCCGCAGAGGAACAGACCCGGAAAGTGGAACAGGCGGCCGAGATTATGCGGCAGATCATGGCTATACCCGAGCAGGCCATCCCGCCCCAACTGCTCGAAAATAGTCACGGCATCGCCATCATTCCGGCGGTCATCAAGGTGGGGTTTGTCTTCGGCGGTCGCTACGGCAAAGGGGTCGTACTGGTCCGGCAGGAGGATGGCGCCTGGAGCAACCCCTGCTTCATCTCGCTGGCCGGCGGCAGTTTCGGCTGGCAGATCGGCGCCCAGTCGACGGACGTTATCCTGGTATTCAAAAACCGCAGCAGCATTGATGACATGCTTAAAAGCCAATTTACCCTGGGGGCTGACGCTTCCGTGGCGGCAGGTCCGGTAGGTCGGCACCTGGCAGGTGCCACCGATCTTGAACTCAAGGCGGAAATCTATTCCTATTCACGCAGTCGCGGGCTCTTCGCCGGTGTTTCCCTGGAAGGCTCGGCCATTACGATAGATGGCGAGTCGAATGCCGCTTTTTACGAGCAGAAGAACATCCTGCCCCGGGACATTCTCGAGAAGCGCCTGAAGGCACCCGCGGCGGCCACCCGTTTGCGGGAGATCGTGGCTCGCCATGCCCACTAG